Proteins encoded by one window of Mesorhizobium sp. INR15:
- a CDS encoding serine hydrolase, whose translation MRQELTALLDTYLADGAVGASLAYALNGAAPMAVTAGLADRTDGIAVLPDRLFKIGSCTKTFVAAALAKLAESGKVDLGAPIAVWFPDLPGAAGISVRQLVNHRSGLPEFEYSIPMDPTRRWTPQQLVDLAFTAESPKAPGGAAVYNNTGYVLAGMLIEAVSGQSLGGYVRSAVLQPLGLRNTWSPATEAFPEKSMVRGYYHRPPPPANASADIASGGEMWRMDGVLPYSNELQDSSDSFPFSGAYGCGDMVSTPSDMVLFMRGLFSGKLLSPPFFAEMFEGRVPASFPGTRMRETGAGMFQSAYADRAFYGHQGSIPGYVAVMLHDPLSGLTIAMTSNVGSGNRLSFQASGLHPVVDQAIRIILAG comes from the coding sequence ATGCGTCAAGAATTAACCGCCCTCCTCGACACCTACCTCGCCGATGGTGCGGTGGGCGCTTCGCTGGCCTATGCCTTGAATGGCGCCGCGCCAATGGCGGTCACCGCCGGGCTGGCCGACCGCACGGACGGCATCGCGGTTCTGCCCGACCGGCTGTTCAAGATCGGCAGTTGCACCAAGACCTTCGTCGCCGCCGCTCTGGCTAAACTCGCCGAGAGCGGCAAGGTTGATCTCGGCGCGCCGATCGCCGTCTGGTTTCCCGACCTGCCAGGCGCCGCCGGCATCTCGGTGCGCCAGCTGGTCAACCACCGCAGCGGCCTGCCGGAATTCGAATATTCAATCCCGATGGACCCGACCCGGCGCTGGACGCCACAGCAGCTGGTCGACCTGGCCTTCACCGCCGAAAGTCCGAAAGCGCCAGGCGGTGCCGCCGTCTACAACAACACCGGCTACGTGCTGGCCGGCATGCTGATCGAGGCCGTCTCCGGCCAATCGCTGGGCGGCTATGTCAGGAGCGCCGTGCTCCAGCCGCTCGGCCTCAGGAACACCTGGTCGCCGGCCACCGAAGCCTTCCCGGAAAAATCCATGGTGCGTGGCTATTACCACCGGCCGCCGCCACCGGCGAACGCGTCGGCCGACATCGCTTCGGGCGGCGAGATGTGGCGCATGGATGGCGTGCTGCCCTATTCGAACGAGTTGCAGGATTCGTCGGACTCGTTTCCGTTCAGTGGCGCCTATGGCTGCGGCGACATGGTGTCGACCCCGTCCGACATGGTGCTGTTCATGCGCGGGCTGTTTTCCGGCAAGCTTCTGTCGCCGCCCTTCTTCGCCGAGATGTTCGAGGGCCGCGTGCCGGCGAGCTTCCCCGGCACCCGCATGCGCGAAACGGGCGCGGGCATGTTCCAGAGCGCCTACGCCGACCGCGCCTTCTACGGCCATCAGGGCAGCATTCCCGGCTATGTCGCGGTCATGCTGCACGACCCGCTCTCGGGCCTGACCATCGCCATGACCAGCAATGTCGGCTCCGGCAACCGGCTGTCCTTCCAGGCAAGCGGCCTGCATCCGGTCGTCGATCAGGCGATCCGGATCATTCTGGCGGGGTAA